In the genome of Candidatus Microbacterium phytovorans, one region contains:
- a CDS encoding glutathione peroxidase — translation MELQDIPVTTLRGEHTTFGELTAGRAALVVNVASRCGLAPQYETLEALHKKYADRGFTVIGFPSNQFLQELGSEEKIAEYCSATWGVTFPMSEKVKLNGKKAHPLYQALTTVPGADGKAGGISWNFEKFVISPTGDVARFSPRTLPDDPAVIAAIEAALPSAGDAGDA, via the coding sequence ATGGAACTCCAGGACATCCCCGTCACCACCCTCCGCGGCGAGCACACGACCTTCGGCGAGCTCACCGCCGGCCGCGCCGCCCTCGTCGTCAACGTCGCCTCCCGCTGCGGGCTCGCCCCCCAGTACGAGACGCTCGAAGCGCTGCACAAGAAGTACGCCGACCGCGGCTTCACGGTGATCGGCTTCCCCAGCAACCAGTTCCTGCAGGAGCTCGGCTCCGAGGAGAAGATCGCCGAGTACTGCTCGGCCACCTGGGGCGTGACGTTCCCGATGTCGGAGAAGGTCAAGCTCAACGGGAAGAAGGCCCACCCGCTCTACCAGGCGCTCACCACGGTGCCCGGCGCCGACGGCAAGGCCGGCGGCATCAGCTGGAACTTCGAGAAGTTCGTCATCAGCCCCACCGGCGACGTCGCGCGCTTCTCGCCGCGGACGCTGCCCGACGACCCCGCCGTGATCGCCGCGATCGAGGCGGCCCTGCCCTCGGCGGGCGACGCCGGCGACGCGTGA
- a CDS encoding MarR family transcriptional regulator: MTGDAAPALAIERSLCLSLYAAANATVQLYRDLLAPWGISYPQMLVLAVLAEEPRTTPGRIAEVLMLDASSVAGLLGRLEAAGLVTREIDPADRRRIVVTATDRAQEIAGHHDWLERCIADAIGLDPDAAADLTASLGRLRASMLDFDRDAAVAALG, encoded by the coding sequence GTGACCGGCGACGCCGCGCCGGCGCTCGCGATCGAGCGGTCGCTGTGCCTGTCGCTGTACGCCGCCGCGAACGCGACCGTGCAGCTGTACCGCGACCTGCTCGCCCCCTGGGGGATCAGCTACCCGCAGATGCTCGTGCTCGCGGTGCTCGCCGAAGAGCCGCGCACGACGCCGGGCCGCATCGCCGAGGTGCTGATGCTGGATGCCAGCAGCGTCGCCGGCCTGTTGGGACGGCTGGAGGCGGCGGGCCTCGTGACCCGCGAGATCGACCCCGCCGATCGGCGGCGGATCGTCGTGACCGCCACCGACCGGGCCCAGGAGATCGCGGGCCACCACGACTGGCTGGAGCGGTGCATCGCCGACGCGATCGGGCTCGACCCCGACGCGGCGGCGGACCTCACGGCATCCCTCGGCCGGCTGCGCGCGTCGATGCTCGACTTCGACCGCGACGCCGCCGTCGCCGCCCTCGGCTGA
- a CDS encoding dihydrofolate reductase family protein: MPDTTCHVSMSLDGFIAGPEQSLEQPLGARGMELHRWHLGDLRATAADAEASAWLGRPRGAYVMGRKMFGPVRGEWSEDWRGWWGDEPPYHAPVFVLTHHPREAIEMAGGTTFHFVTAGFDAAYARAVEAADDRGVAIAGGASTVRQALAAGVVDELTLDIAPVLLGSGERIFDGDPTFNFEPVEVLHSPLATHVKYRRIGR; the protein is encoded by the coding sequence ATGCCGGATACCACCTGTCACGTGTCGATGTCGCTCGACGGCTTCATCGCCGGGCCGGAGCAGTCGCTCGAGCAGCCGCTCGGCGCGCGGGGCATGGAGTTGCACCGCTGGCACCTCGGTGATCTGCGGGCGACGGCGGCGGATGCCGAGGCTTCCGCCTGGCTGGGCCGACCGCGCGGCGCGTACGTCATGGGCCGGAAAATGTTCGGACCCGTGCGCGGCGAGTGGAGTGAGGACTGGCGGGGATGGTGGGGCGACGAGCCTCCCTACCACGCACCCGTCTTCGTCCTCACGCACCATCCGCGTGAGGCGATCGAGATGGCCGGCGGCACGACCTTCCACTTCGTGACGGCGGGGTTCGACGCGGCATACGCGCGCGCCGTCGAGGCGGCGGACGACCGCGGCGTCGCCATCGCCGGCGGCGCATCCACCGTGCGACAGGCCCTCGCCGCCGGAGTGGTCGACGAGCTCACCCTCGACATCGCGCCGGTGCTGCTGGGGTCGGGCGAGCGCATCTTCGACGGCGACCCGACCTTCAATTTCGAGCCCGTCGAGGTGCTGCACTCCCCGCTCGCCACGCACGTGAAGTACCGGCGGATCGGGCGCTGA
- a CDS encoding TetR family transcriptional regulator, producing MGGAKGKTREAIADAAASLFATDGYAATSVRRIAREAGADPAMVIRHYGSKEQLFLHTMQVLPGDALRFDEPWDTLGTRIVEYVLDADDRLRSVYLELIRGSDAGRIGSALSAAHEENFVAPLVEVLRGPHAELRARLVAAMVGGLMYALWIVEDENLSRTDRADVIAHYAPALQRLITPDPAA from the coding sequence ATGGGCGGTGCGAAGGGCAAGACCCGCGAAGCGATCGCGGATGCCGCGGCATCCCTCTTCGCGACGGACGGCTACGCTGCCACCTCCGTGCGGAGGATCGCTCGCGAAGCCGGCGCCGATCCCGCCATGGTCATCCGCCACTACGGCTCGAAGGAGCAGCTGTTCCTGCACACCATGCAGGTGCTGCCCGGCGACGCGCTGCGCTTCGACGAACCCTGGGACACCCTCGGCACCCGGATCGTCGAGTACGTGCTGGATGCCGACGACCGGCTGCGCTCGGTCTACCTCGAGCTCATCCGCGGCAGCGATGCCGGTCGCATCGGCTCGGCCCTGAGTGCTGCGCACGAGGAGAACTTCGTCGCGCCGCTGGTCGAGGTGCTCCGCGGTCCGCATGCGGAGCTGCGCGCTCGGCTCGTCGCCGCCATGGTGGGCGGACTCATGTACGCGCTGTGGATCGTCGAGGACGAGAACCTGTCGCGCACCGATCGCGCCGACGTCATCGCCCACTACGCGCCCGCACTCCAGCGCCTCATCACCCCCGACCCGGCGGCGTAG